The following proteins are co-located in the Neodiprion virginianus isolate iyNeoVirg1 chromosome 6, iyNeoVirg1.1, whole genome shotgun sequence genome:
- the LOC124307974 gene encoding uncharacterized protein LOC124307974: MNKWRETKSATTKSNNKPVSKIATRVNCEKSGKNRSSWSANSALNLIPRDDAELSANKSIPKEAKPDVTLELITRKKATDDQKLRVANKNPSSIDQSSTTPSSEISSKNDKREFDETSHRQKSKSNQKKKFFDELIQCEGSVETLLQTKKPAKTIYDVDVMTPDDIRKTLARIDSNTAKPFSFLTDIIDDPQNEKRKLTTQGICDQELDPTDIDLQLASLIKRVELNRSLLEKTNQRIKDVNFITERNRMILLRDMNYDEDTFLLMKEAGDIKGPVSPVDLSSVSHPAIDELQKTMSSTIEMLEYVHKMSNGDLTYEEIPPELTDYLNAPITVAGENLQND, from the exons ATGAACAAGTG GAGAGAAACGAAATCTGCTACAACGAAGAGCAACAACAAACCCGTGTCTAAGATAGCAACCAGAGTTAATTG CGAAAAAAGTGGTAAAAACAGATCATCGTGGTCCGCGAATTCTGCACTGAATTTGATTCCACGCGATGATGCTGAATTATCTGCGAACAAGTCGATCCCTAAGGAAGCGAAGCCTGATGTAACGCTGGAATTAATTACACGAAAAAAAGCGACCGATGATCAAAAACTGAGAGTGGCGAATAAAAACCCGTCGTCGATTGACCAAAGTTCGACAACGCCATCCTCGGAAATATCGAGCAAGAATGATAAACGGGAGTTCGATGAGACTTCGCATAGGCAAAAATCTAAATctaatcagaaaaaaaagtttttcgacGAGTTGATTCAGTGTGAAGGAAGCGTCGAGACGCTTTTACAGACGAAAAAGCCGGCGAAGACAATTTACGACGTCGACGTAATGACACCCGACGATATTAGAAAAACTCTAGCTCGAATTGACTCCAACACGGCCAAGCCATTTTCTTTCCTTACCGATATTATCGACGATCCTCAAAATGAGAAGCGAAAACTCACTACGCAGGGTATTTGCGACCAGGAATTGGACCCAACCGATATTGAC CTTCAATTAGCGTCGCTAATAAAACGCGTCGAGCTAAATCGATCACTGTTGGAAAAAACGAATCAGCGAATCAAGGACGTAAACTTTATAACAGAAAGAAACAGGATGATTTTATTGAGAGACATGAACTACG ACGAGGATACGTTTCTGCTAATGAAAGAAGCTGGCGACATAAAAGGGCCTGTCTCACCCGTCGATTTATCGTCGGTGTCTCATCCAGCAATAG ACGAGCTTCAAAAGACGATGAGCTCGACCATCGAGATGTTGGAGTACGTTCATAAAATGTCCAACGGAGATTTGACATACGAAGAAATTCCCCCGGAGTTGACGGATTATTTGAATGCGCCGATCACAGTGGCCGGTGAAAACCTGCAAAATGATTAA